In Juglans regia cultivar Chandler chromosome 13, Walnut 2.0, whole genome shotgun sequence, the following proteins share a genomic window:
- the LOC108999273 gene encoding protein FAR1-RELATED SEQUENCE 6-like, which produces MNEVSDDDNRVEPPNAGMDFATDKEVLDYYKRYAKQEGFGVIIRRTKRDLDGSAKYVTIGCARGGKYYPSHSNLSKPRPTTKTDCKAKINARFVNGVWVLTSVDLVHNHSTVSPQKSRFFRSHKHLDEYSQRMLDLNDRAGIRMNKNFQALVTDAGRFENLAFQEKDCRNFIDKARYLRMSKGGGEALNGYFKRMRKMNDDFVSVMDVDDEFRVRNVFWADARSRAAYEYFGDVITFDTTYLTNRYGMPFAPFVGVNHHGQSILLGAGLISSEDTSIFVWLFEAWLECMNGRAPAAIITDQDRAMKNAIEIVFPNARHRYCLWHIMRKLPEKLGSHSAYDAGLKTAIQSAVYDTQNIEQFEEKWGQLIHKYDLIDNAWLQGLYTERSFWVPVYLKGVFWAGMSTTQRSESMNAFFDGYVHSGTTLKEFVDQFDNALRKKVEAETTADFQSCNQTIPCVSLFKIERQFQSLYTSAKFKEVQAKVWGMFLCNPSLVGNEGSISTFDVLEEISTPDGQSRIVKYIVYFNETECEVQCTCALFEMRGILCRHAFKVCQMKYIHPLPEKYVLDRWRKYLKRRYTLVKSSYDDVRVNADARRYDLVVQRCLRFATRVSRNDEHVNAFFHMLDDFEHKYVGLETESGTTKLKENVVANQDKKILSPHVVRGKGRPPTRRKVPMVEKATRKRKKKQTYKNLFDDPKDNVDLPMSEVGATVDECNLRNNVDIFNIGYAKLARWNLALLLSLSFVFIFWRSQRFVKYGGR; this is translated from the exons ATGAATGAAGTCTCAGATGATGATAATAGAGTTGAGCCTCCAAACGCTGGTATGGACTTTGCTACTGATAAAGAGGTTTTAGACTATTACAAACGATACGCCAAACAAGAGGGTTTTGGTGTTATCATAAGAAGAACGAAGAGAGATCTGGATGGGAGTGCGAAGTATGTGACAATTGGTTGTGCACGTGGCGGGAAGTATTATCCTAGCCACAGTAATTTATCAAAGCCACGGCCAACGACAAAAACTGATTGTAAGGCAAAGATAAATGCCCGGTTTGTGAATGGGGTATGGGTGTTGACCAGTGTTGATCTTGTTCACAATCACAGTACAGTTAGTCcacaaaaatcaagattttttagATCTCACAAACATTTGGATGAATATAGTCAGAGAATGCTTGACTTGAATGACAGAGCGGGTATTCGGATGAATAAAAATTTCCAAGCACTTGTGACTGATGCGGGGAGGTTTGAGAATTTAGCTTTCCAAGAGAAGGATTGTaggaattttattgacaaagctAGATACTTAAGAATGAGTAAAGGAGGTGGTGAAGCACTAAACGGCTACTTTAAGAGAATGAGGAAAATGAATGATGACTTTGTTTCCGTCatggatgtggatgatgagtTTAGGGTTAGGAATGTGTTTTGGGCTGACGCACGAAGTCGGGCCGCATATGAGTATTTTGGAGACGTTATCACATTTGATACTACGTACCTAACAAATAGGTACGGGATGCCGTTTGCTCCTTTTGTTGGAGTAAACCATCATGGACAGTCTATACTCTTAGGGGCAGGCTTGATTTCAAGCGAGGACACAAGTATCTTCGTGTGGTTGTTTGAGGCATGGTTAGAATGCATGAATGGACGGGCACCCGCAGCAATCATAACAGACCAAGACAGGGCAATGAAGAATGCGATTGAGATTGTATTCCCGAATGCAAGACATAGATATTGTCTCTGGCATATAATGCGGAAACTGCCGGAGAAATTGGGATCCCACTCGGCATATGACGCAGGATTGAAGACTGCAATTCAGAGTGCAGTCTATGATACACAAAATATAGAACAATTTGAGGAGAAGTGGGGGCAGTTAATTCATAAATATGATCTTATTGACAATGCATGGTTGCAAGGGTTGTACACCGAGAGGTCATTTTGGGTACCAGTCTACTTAAAAGGTGTATTCTGGGCTGGTATGAGCACTACTCAACGGTCTGAAAGCATGAACGCGTTCTTCGATGGATATGTGCATTCCGGTACGACATTGAAAGAATTTGTTGATCAATTTGATAATGCTTTGAGGAAGAAGGTGGAGGCGGAGACGACAGCTGATTTCCAGTCATGTAACCAAACAATTCCATGTGTATCCCTATTCAAAATTGAGAGGCAGTTTCAATCATTATACACGAGCGCAAAATTTAAAGAGGTCCAAGCAAAGGTTTGGGGGATGTTTTTATGTAACCCTTCACTTGTGGGCAATGAAGGTAGCATTTCCACCTTTGATGTTTTAGAAGAAATCTCTACACCTGATGGACAGTCCAGAATTGTGAAGTACATAGTTTACTTTAACGAAACTGAATGCGAAGTTCAATGTACGTGTGCCTTGTTTGAGATGAGGGGGATTCTCTGTAGGCATGCATTTAAAGTCTGTCAGATGAAGTACATTCATCCGCTGCCAGAGAAATATGTGTTGGATCGATGGAGGAAATATTTAAAGAGAAGATACACACTGGTTAAGAGTAGTTATGATGATGTACGGGTCAATGCGGACGCACGACGCTATGACCTTGTCGTACAAAGATGTCTAAGATTTGCGACCCGTGTCTCTCGGAATGATGAGCATGTGAATGCATTCTTTCATATGTTGGATGACTTTGAGCATAAGTATGTAGGATTAGAGACTGAGTCCGgtacaacaaaattaaaagagaacgTAGTCGCCAATCAGGATAAGAAGATATTAAGCCCGCACGTTGTTCGGGGGAAAGGGAGACCGCCAACTAGAAGAAAGGTCCCCATGGTCGAGAAGGCTacaaggaagagaaagaaaaaacag ACATACAAGAATCTATTTGACGACCCTAAAGACAATGTTGACCTCCCGATGTCAGAAGTTGGTGCTACTGTTGATGAG tgTAATCTCAGAAATAATGTTGACATTTTCAATATAGGCTATGCCAAGCTTGCCCGATGGAACTTAGCTTTGCTGTTGTCGCTgagttttgtatttatattttggagatCTCAGCGTTTTGTGAAGTATGGTGGAAGATAG
- the LOC108999766 gene encoding uncharacterized protein LOC108999766, with protein MASIQSSSCVVNDLEIESPSCWCGLKAPLKISYTHNNPGRKFYACPNYHTGERKCKFFIWADILQSVLSEKNLTRDNDLRKREDAVLLREYEAKKEKDKLIDREQMLKKHEDELRRRIVENRVVRILLCLYWFVSLVIVFGWW; from the exons ATGGCATCGATTCAATCATCATCGTGTGTAGTTAATGATCTTGAAATCGAATCACCAAGttgttggtgtggtttgaaaGCGCCATTAAAGATCTCCTACACCCACAATAATCCTGGACGGAAATTTTATGCTTGTCCGAATTATCATACG ggagaaagaaaatgtaaattCTTCATTTGGGCAGATATACTTCAATCAGTATTATCTGAGAAAAACTTGACAAGAGATAATGATCTTCGGAAGAGGGAGGATGCTGTATTGTTGCGTGAGTATGaagctaaaaaagaaaaagacaaactaATAGATAGAGAGCAAATGCTGAAGAAGCATGAAGACGAGCTTCGAAGAAGGATAGTAGAGAATAGGGTCGTACGTATATTGTTGTGTCTATATTGGTTTGTATCTCttgtaatagtttttggttGGTGGTGA